A single window of Ctenopharyngodon idella isolate HZGC_01 chromosome 24, HZGC01, whole genome shotgun sequence DNA harbors:
- the LOC127506803 gene encoding peroxisomal coenzyme A diphosphatase NUDT7-like: MDLKEKTIRSLKKYDSGDEFSHLPAVPKASVLIPLLLRDGQLHVLLTVRSVNLKHHAGEVCFPGGKSESGDTDETHTALREAQEEIGLPSHTVEVICKLFPILNKAGLLITPVVAFIESSFEAHPNADEVSEVFTLPLEFFTKEADHSCCPVSSIFSPIHSFMYTDPRTGNIHMIWGLTATLAITVAVLALGKKPEFEVGFDLKDPVSEFKSVLNRRLNKL, from the exons ATGGATCTCAAGGAGAAAACTATCAGGTCATTAAAGAAATACGATAGTGGCGACGAGTTTTCCCATTTACCTGCCGTTCCTAAAGCTTCAGTGCTGATTCCTCTGCTGCTGAGAGACGGACAGCTGCATGTGTTACTGACCGTTCGGTCAGTCAAT CTCAAGCATCACGCAGGCGAAGTGTGTTTCCCTGGAGGAAAGTCAGAGTCCGGCGACACAGATGAAACACACACGGCACTGAGAGAAGCTCAGGAGGAGATCGGCCTTCCTTCACACACAGTGGAGGTCATCTGCAAACTGTTCCCCATCCTAAACAAG GCCGGTCTTCTGATCACTCCGGTCGTGGCTTTCATCGAGAGCTCCTTCGAAGCCCATCCGAATGCAGATGAAGTCAGCGAGGTCTTCACTCTTCCACTGGAGTTCTTTACTAAAGAGGCTGATCATTCCTGCTGTCCTGTGTCCAGCATCTTCAGCCCCATCCATAGTTTCATGTACACGGACCCCCGGACAGGCAACATTCATATGATCTGGGGTCTGACAGCCACTTTGGCCATAACAGTTGCTGTTCTTGCCCTCGGAAAGAAGCCAGAGTTTGAGGTTGGCTTCGACTTGAAAG